The DNA sequence AGCACTGCACCGGGTAGGTGACCGCGAGATTGAGCAGGTGCCGGTCGCGTACCGCGGGTGACCGCCGTTCCAGCGCGGCGAGGAAGGTCCCGTAGCCGAGTGCCACGAGGATCAGCAGGGCCGCCGTGGCCGAGAGGACGGCGTTCAGGCCCGTCACGGCCACCGCGATCGCCGCCATCGCGGCGCGCAGCTCGGCCCCGGTGATCGCACCGGTGACCAGCGGCCGGTCCGGGTGGTGCACCCGGTCGTGCGCGAGGTCCTTCTGCTCGTCGAGCATCCGCAGGAACAGCAGCGCCAGTACGACGCTCAGCACCCGCACCCAGGTGGCGCCGGACGGCCGCCAGGGGGTTCCCGTCGCGGCCACCGCCGAACCCTCCAGGGCGAAGACCCACAGCAGACCGTAGGCGGCGTAGAGCTGCGGCGCGAACCTGCGCAGCACGAAGCGGCCCAGCCGGGCGGGAACCCGCGCGGCGGCGACGGAGGTCACCGCCGGGACTGCCCCGGGTCCACCGCGTGCCCGGTTCATGCCGCTCCCCGGGCCGCCGCGGCGGCACCCGCCAGGCCGGCCGGGTCGAGGTCCGGGTCGGCGAGCCTGATCCGCGCCTCGGCAGCCACGGCGCCGGGCTGGCGCAGGGTGCACTCGATGTCGGCACCGGGCCGGACCGGGGCGGTCCGGCACTCCAGCGGCAGGTCCATCTCGGCGAAGCAGCGGAACCGGGCGGCCAGGCCGAGCGGAAGCACCGTGGGCGTGCGGACGGTGCCGGCCGCCACGGCCGCCGTCAGGGCGAGTTGGCGGAAAGCCTCCAGTTCCAGCATGCCGGGCACGTGGTCGACCCAGTGGTCGTAGAGGGTGGGATGCCCGGTGTCGGCGGTCAGCCGTGCCGTGCGGCCGCCGTCGCCCGTGGCGCGCGGCGGGGAGATCACCGTGTTGGCCGGGTCGCGTCGCCCGACGAGGGCCGCAGCGACGCGTGGTCCGGGCAGCGCGACGGGCCCGTCGGGCAGGCCGAGCGCGCCGCGCTGTCCGGCCCGCAGCCCGGTCCAGTCCTCCGGGCGCATCCAGGAGTAGCCGATGCGGGCCAGCAGGGCCACCTGCGGGCCGATGGCCAGGGCGAAGCGCAGCCGCAGGCCGGTCACCCCGGTGCGGACGCGGAACCGGTGCTCGACATGCGTGGTGATGACGGCCTCCGTGGGACCGTCTCCCATGGTGAGGGCCGATGCGTGCGGCACCTCGAACTCGACCGTGCGCAGCAGGAACTTGTACCCCAAGGGCACGTCGAAACAGCGGTGGGCGACCACGAAGATGCCCTGCCGGCACACCTCGAGCAGCAGCAGCGGATCGTGCCGGTCACGGGGGCCGAGGGTGTCGTGGTAGAAGGCGTGGCGGCGGGGGAGCTGCGCGCCCAGCAGCAGTTCGTCCTCGCCGTGGTACTCCATGTCGGTCAGGAAGACCTCGGCGACCGCGGCGCGGTGCACCAGCTCCTTGGGGAGTGTCCGGGTGAACTGCATGGGCCGCTCCTCAGGTCAGGGTGGCGCGGACGGCCCGCAGGTGGCGGCGCCAGGCGTCGGCGTCGGCTCCGTCGAGCACCGGCGCACGGCCGGGCTGCCGCATGGGCAGCACCGTCGAGCCGACGATGACGGCGTCCCACGGGTCGAGTTCGATGCCGTGCCGCCACGCGGTCTCCAGCAACTGCCGCGCGCCCGCGTCGGTGCCGCAGTGCGGTGACATGAGGTCCCGCAGCCGTTCCACGGCGGGCTGGAAGTCGAGGTCCCGGGGCTTGGTCGCGGCGTAGAGCCGCCCGGTCAGCTCCAGGGCGTCCGCAAGGCGGTCGTCGCCGGCGAGGGCGGTGCGGAACAGACGCTCGCGTGCGCTGTCGTCGAAATGGACGGCCAGCTCCCGCAGGACGTCGGCGGGTTCGTCAGGGGTGTGCACCAGGTTCAGCAGGTAGCTGTAGCGGCCGAGGAGATGACGCAGTTGGCCGGGCTGCCGGGCGTCGGGGTCCGTGGGGCCCTTGAGCCGGGTCAGTTCGACCGATGCGGGGACGTCCAGGTCGTGGACGGCTCGGACCAGCAGCACGAGGGCGTCGGCGTCCTCGAGGAACAGGGCCGCGAGCCTCCTGCGGTAAGGGGTGGCGAGGTTCCACTGGAAGTACCACAAGGAGCGGATCATGGTGCGGGTCAGCCGGGTGACCGCCGCTCCGACGATCCTGAAGCCCTGCCCGGCCAGCCAGTACACCGCCGCGTCCAGCCTGCGGGCCACCACGGCGTCCGGTTTGAGCAGCAGCATCGCGTGCCGGTGGGCGAAGCCCGGGACGTCCTCGGTGAGGGTGGCGAGCTGCTCGTGACTCTCCTGGTAGTAGGTGTCGGCGCCGTACAGCCGCTGTTTGGCGGGCTGGCAGGTGAGCAGCGGGGAGACGGGAATGCCGCGCGGGGGCTCGGCGAGGTGCGCGGTGGTCATCGATGGGTGCTCCCGTCGGGTCGGGCGGCGGCCGGTCCCCGGTGCGGGGCCGGGCCGAGATAGCCGGTCATGAGGCAGTGGTCGAGGAGGCGGCGCAGGTACGGTCGTGCGCCGGCCGGCGCCGGCCGGTGGCTGAAGACCGTCGCCTGGGCGTCGTCGAAGTGGACACGCCGCCGGAAGTAGGTCTCGTACAGGGAGATGACGCGGTGGTAGTAGGGGCGTTCCCGGTCGGGCAGGTCCGCGGCGGAGAACGCGGACCGCGGGACGAACCGCGGCACGTGGAAGGAGGGGTACTCGGCCAGGACGTCGGAGAAGTCCCGCAGCGTCAGCTCGTGCCCGACGGCGTGCAGGGTGCGGCCCTCGGCCTCGGGGAAGCGGGTGGCGGCCTCGGTCACCAGGTGGGCGACCCGGTCGACGGGGACCAGGTCGAGGACGGCGTCGTAGCGGCCCGGCACGGTACGCACCAGGCCCCGGGTGAGGACCCGCAGCACGGGGTAGATGGTCTTGAAGTCGCGGACGCGGCCGGTGCGGGCGGCCCCGGTGACGATGCTCGGGCGCACCACGCTCACCGGCAGGCCCTCGGTCGCCGCCGTGCGGACCAGCGTCTCGGCGCCGAGTTTGCTCTTCTCGTAGCCGTTGCCCAGGCGTTGCCCCAGATCGGTTTCGTCCTCGCGTGCGGTGCCGTCGCGTTCCCCGCACACGTAGGCGGTGCTGACGTGCACCAGCGGTGTGCGGTCGGCGAGGGCCAGGGCCAGGACGTGCCGGGTGCCCGCCACGTTGACGCGGTCGTAGCGTTCGTCGGGCAGTCCGAAGTCGGTGACGGCGGCGCAGTGCACGATCCGGTCGGCGCCGGCGGCGAGCCTCCGGTCGTCGTCGGTCAGCCCGAGGCGGGGGCGGGTGATGTCCCCGGTGATCCGGGTCAGCCTGCCCGGCCCGGGGGTGAGCTCGCTTCCGTGGTTGCGGACGATGCGGGGGGTGCGGTGCAGCAGCGCCAGCACGGTGTGGCCCGCGGCGGTGAGCCGGGCGGTCACCTCCGCGCCCACGAGGCCGCCGGCTCCGGTCACCAGCACCGTCATCGGGTCGGGCATGGGCGGCTCCTTCGGGCGGAACGTCGGATGCGGCACCGTCACAGGGCCTGGTGGGGCTGGGCGCCGTTGCTTGCCAGGAGGTCGCGGGCTTCTTCGACGGGCAGGTCCGCGTCGAGG is a window from the Streptomyces puniciscabiei genome containing:
- a CDS encoding ScbA/BarX family gamma-butyrolactone biosynthesis protein, whose translation is MQFTRTLPKELVHRAAVAEVFLTDMEYHGEDELLLGAQLPRRHAFYHDTLGPRDRHDPLLLLEVCRQGIFVVAHRCFDVPLGYKFLLRTVEFEVPHASALTMGDGPTEAVITTHVEHRFRVRTGVTGLRLRFALAIGPQVALLARIGYSWMRPEDWTGLRAGQRGALGLPDGPVALPGPRVAAALVGRRDPANTVISPPRATGDGGRTARLTADTGHPTLYDHWVDHVPGMLELEAFRQLALTAAVAAGTVRTPTVLPLGLAARFRCFAEMDLPLECRTAPVRPGADIECTLRQPGAVAAEARIRLADPDLDPAGLAGAAAAARGAA
- a CDS encoding nucleoside-diphosphate kinase is translated as MTTAHLAEPPRGIPVSPLLTCQPAKQRLYGADTYYQESHEQLATLTEDVPGFAHRHAMLLLKPDAVVARRLDAAVYWLAGQGFRIVGAAVTRLTRTMIRSLWYFQWNLATPYRRRLAALFLEDADALVLLVRAVHDLDVPASVELTRLKGPTDPDARQPGQLRHLLGRYSYLLNLVHTPDEPADVLRELAVHFDDSARERLFRTALAGDDRLADALELTGRLYAATKPRDLDFQPAVERLRDLMSPHCGTDAGARQLLETAWRHGIELDPWDAVIVGSTVLPMRQPGRAPVLDGADADAWRRHLRAVRATLT
- a CDS encoding SDR family oxidoreductase, whose product is MPDPMTVLVTGAGGLVGAEVTARLTAAGHTVLALLHRTPRIVRNHGSELTPGPGRLTRITGDITRPRLGLTDDDRRLAAGADRIVHCAAVTDFGLPDERYDRVNVAGTRHVLALALADRTPLVHVSTAYVCGERDGTAREDETDLGQRLGNGYEKSKLGAETLVRTAATEGLPVSVVRPSIVTGAARTGRVRDFKTIYPVLRVLTRGLVRTVPGRYDAVLDLVPVDRVAHLVTEAATRFPEAEGRTLHAVGHELTLRDFSDVLAEYPSFHVPRFVPRSAFSAADLPDRERPYYHRVISLYETYFRRRVHFDDAQATVFSHRPAPAGARPYLRRLLDHCLMTGYLGPAPHRGPAAARPDGSTHR